The Pedobacter roseus genome contains a region encoding:
- a CDS encoding L-threonylcarbamoyladenylate synthase encodes MLRDEINKAFEVLKSGGVILYPTDTIWGIGCDATNPEAVDKVLKIKNRPAEKSLIVLLDVDSKLQSYVAEIPDVAYDLIEYAENPLTIIFSDAKNLAQNVINADGSVGIRIVKHDFCTPLIQRFRKPIVSTSANLSGQPSPKFFDDIDPAILDAVDYVVDFEQENRTSRKPSTIMKLSPGGQFEFIRR; translated from the coding sequence ATGCTAAGAGACGAGATTAACAAAGCTTTTGAGGTATTAAAATCTGGTGGGGTGATCCTCTATCCTACAGATACCATTTGGGGAATAGGCTGCGATGCCACCAATCCTGAAGCCGTAGATAAAGTGCTTAAAATAAAAAACCGTCCGGCCGAAAAGAGCTTAATTGTTTTATTGGATGTAGACAGCAAACTGCAAAGTTATGTTGCCGAAATACCTGATGTGGCTTACGATCTGATCGAATATGCAGAAAACCCACTGACCATCATTTTTTCGGATGCCAAAAACCTGGCCCAAAATGTAATCAATGCAGATGGCAGTGTGGGCATCAGGATTGTTAAACACGATTTTTGCACTCCTTTAATTCAGCGTTTCCGGAAACCTATCGTATCAACCTCTGCAAATTTAAGCGGACAGCCTTCGCCAAAATTCTTTGATGATATTGATCCGGCTATTCTTGATGCAGTTGATTACGTAGTAGATTTTGAGCAGGAAAACCGAACCAGCAGAAAACCATCAACCATTATGAAACTTTCTCCAGGCGGGCAGTTTGAGTTTATCCGCAGATAA
- a CDS encoding DUF4136 domain-containing protein: MKHTLKWGMLFTIVMAFTSCITVLTASDYDKKIDFSKLKSYAYYEKGIEHLELNNLDKPRMLNALETAMAKKGFTKAGRPDFLVNVAVLSSIKARADWGYSGGGYQWDAASSSYQWRDSQFGPLNSSKQYQSGTIIIDFLNPETKAIMWHGIGSGFNFDDYENREERINLAVKQILSEYPPIY; this comes from the coding sequence ATGAAACACACACTTAAATGGGGTATGCTGTTTACTATTGTAATGGCATTTACCAGTTGTATTACTGTGCTTACGGCATCAGATTACGACAAAAAAATCGATTTTTCTAAGTTAAAATCCTATGCTTACTACGAAAAAGGAATTGAACATTTGGAATTAAACAACCTCGACAAGCCCAGGATGTTAAATGCCCTTGAAACTGCCATGGCCAAAAAAGGCTTTACTAAAGCTGGCCGACCAGATTTTTTAGTCAATGTAGCGGTTTTGAGTAGCATTAAAGCGAGGGCCGATTGGGGTTATAGCGGAGGCGGTTATCAATGGGATGCAGCTTCATCTTCGTACCAGTGGAGAGATTCACAGTTTGGACCGCTTAACAGCAGCAAGCAATATCAGTCTGGTACCATTATCATTGATTTTTTGAATCCCGAAACCAAAGCCATTATGTGGCACGGAATAGGATCGGGCTTTAATTTTGATGATTATGAAAATAGGGAAGAAAGGATAAATCTGGCAGTAAAACAGATCTTGTCGGAATATCCGCCAATTTATTGA
- a CDS encoding DUF4136 domain-containing protein: MRTAQKLLMLFTVVLALAGCTTLRTASDYDKNVDLSGYKTYNFYDKGIERVKLNNLDKRRLLAAVEAEMNAKGFTKSAKPDLLVNLVVVAREKTDVYGPGYYGGWGWGWGGWRGGWGGGGTYVNQYIDGTIIIDFLDPAKKILFWHGQGSGFNLDNFNKREQRLYTGVKEILAQYPPNVTAAK; this comes from the coding sequence ATGAGAACAGCACAAAAATTATTAATGCTTTTTACAGTGGTATTGGCATTAGCAGGATGTACAACACTCCGCACCGCATCAGATTATGATAAAAATGTCGATTTAAGCGGTTACAAAACTTACAATTTTTACGATAAAGGTATTGAGCGGGTTAAACTGAACAATCTTGATAAACGCAGGTTATTGGCTGCCGTAGAAGCAGAAATGAATGCAAAAGGATTTACCAAATCAGCCAAACCTGATTTATTGGTAAATTTAGTTGTGGTTGCCAGAGAAAAAACTGATGTTTATGGCCCAGGTTACTATGGTGGCTGGGGTTGGGGCTGGGGTGGCTGGCGAGGTGGCTGGGGCGGCGGCGGAACGTACGTAAACCAGTATATTGATGGTACCATTATCATCGATTTTCTTGATCCGGCTAAAAAGATTTTATTCTGGCACGGACAGGGATCAGGTTTTAACCTCGATAACTTTAATAAAAGAGAACAACGTTTGTACACCGGCGTAAAAGAAATATTGGCGCAATATCCACCAAATGTTACTGCTGCTAAATAA
- a CDS encoding glycosyltransferase family 4 protein — translation MKIGYDGKRAANNLTGLGNYSRSLIEHLANQYPEHEYLVYAPKVKSAKQIDAFLEKENIKLKLPKNGPFLWRTLNILKDLNQDGCQIFHGLSHEIPLAIQHTRIKSIVTIHDLIFLRFPQYYKFIDRKLYGWKSKSACKRANKIIAISEKTKEDIIDLYWISAEKIEVIYQSCDDSFKTPFAAATLSRIKATYKLPEKYILNVGTIEERKNLKLAVQALKEVSEDYKLVVIGKQTAYFKTVEKEIEKLGLKNRIIFLKNIPFSDLPGIYQLASVFVYPSFYEGFGIPIIEALYSEVPVVAATGSCLEEAGGPDSLYVSPNDASGLAKAINQILENPQLQEEMKEKGLEFVQKFNSSLVTQQLMDCYLTL, via the coding sequence ATGAAAATAGGATACGATGGCAAACGTGCCGCTAATAATTTAACCGGGTTGGGCAATTACAGCCGGTCTTTAATTGAGCATCTGGCAAACCAGTATCCCGAACACGAATACCTTGTTTATGCTCCAAAAGTAAAATCGGCCAAACAGATCGATGCCTTTCTTGAAAAAGAAAATATCAAACTTAAACTCCCTAAAAACGGCCCTTTTTTATGGAGAACTTTAAATATCCTTAAAGATTTAAATCAGGATGGTTGCCAGATTTTTCATGGGCTAAGTCACGAAATTCCATTAGCCATACAGCATACCAGGATTAAATCAATCGTTACCATACACGATCTGATTTTCCTTCGTTTTCCTCAATACTATAAATTCATCGACCGGAAATTATACGGGTGGAAAAGCAAATCGGCCTGTAAACGTGCCAATAAAATTATCGCCATCAGCGAGAAAACAAAAGAAGACATTATTGATTTATACTGGATCAGTGCTGAAAAAATTGAGGTGATTTACCAAAGTTGTGATGATAGTTTTAAAACCCCATTCGCTGCAGCAACATTAAGCCGCATAAAAGCAACCTATAAACTCCCTGAAAAATACATCCTGAATGTTGGCACCATTGAAGAGCGTAAGAATCTTAAATTAGCTGTACAGGCTTTAAAAGAGGTTAGCGAAGATTACAAACTCGTAGTGATAGGCAAACAAACGGCTTACTTTAAAACTGTAGAGAAAGAAATTGAAAAACTTGGTCTTAAGAACAGGATTATATTCTTAAAAAACATTCCTTTTTCCGATTTGCCAGGCATTTACCAATTAGCCAGTGTGTTTGTATATCCATCATTTTACGAAGGTTTTGGCATTCCCATCATTGAAGCTTTGTATTCAGAAGTTCCTGTAGTTGCGGCAACGGGTTCGTGCTTAGAGGAAGCCGGCGGACCAGATAGCTTATATGTTTCGCCAAATGATGCGAGCGGACTTGCAAAAGCCATTAATCAAATTCTGGAAAATCCTCAGCTGCAAGAAGAGATGAAGGAAAAAGGATTGGAATTTGTTCAAAAATTTAACAGTTCTCTTGTTACACAGCAGTTAATGGATTGCTATTTAACACTTTAA
- a CDS encoding 2,3,4,5-tetrahydropyridine-2,6-dicarboxylate N-succinyltransferase → MYSDLKKLIEAAWEDRTLLQYSNYCEAIETVIQGLDKGEIRVAEPVLNSWGINEWVKKAVILYFPIREMKEIKSGPFVYHDKMELKTDYKATGVRVVPMASARYGSFLAKGVIMMPSYVNIGAYVDEGTMVDTWATVGSCAQIGKRVHLSGGVGIGGVLEPVQAAPVIIEDDCFLGSRAIVVEGVKLEKEVVLGANVVLTASTKIIDVTGPTPVEYKGIVPARSVVIPGSYTKKFPAGEFQVPCALIIGKRKESTDKKTSLNDALRENNVAV, encoded by the coding sequence ATGTATTCAGATTTAAAGAAATTAATTGAAGCCGCCTGGGAAGACAGAACCCTTTTACAATATAGCAACTATTGCGAAGCCATCGAAACCGTAATTCAGGGTTTAGATAAAGGCGAAATCCGCGTTGCTGAACCAGTTTTAAACTCCTGGGGCATTAATGAATGGGTAAAAAAGGCGGTAATTTTATATTTCCCGATCCGTGAGATGAAGGAAATTAAAAGCGGTCCTTTTGTTTATCACGATAAAATGGAATTAAAAACTGACTATAAAGCAACTGGTGTACGTGTTGTGCCTATGGCAAGCGCACGTTACGGTTCGTTTTTAGCTAAAGGTGTAATCATGATGCCATCGTACGTAAATATCGGTGCCTACGTTGATGAAGGTACTATGGTTGATACCTGGGCTACCGTTGGTTCTTGCGCACAGATTGGTAAACGCGTTCACTTAAGTGGTGGTGTGGGTATTGGTGGTGTTTTAGAGCCTGTACAAGCTGCGCCGGTAATTATCGAAGATGATTGCTTTTTGGGTTCAAGAGCGATAGTTGTAGAGGGTGTTAAATTAGAGAAAGAAGTTGTTTTAGGTGCTAATGTGGTATTAACTGCATCAACTAAAATTATCGATGTTACTGGCCCAACCCCGGTAGAATATAAAGGTATTGTTCCGGCACGTTCGGTAGTAATTCCTGGCAGTTACACTAAAAAATTCCCTGCCGGCGAATTTCAGGTGCCTTGTGCATTAATTATCGGAAAACGTAAAGAAAGTACAGATAAGAAAACTTCACTTAACGACGCGTTGAGAGAAAATAATGTAGCCGTATAA
- a CDS encoding RNA-binding S4 domain-containing protein, with the protein MTETEKLRIDKYLWAIRLFKTRSLATDACKAGRVKLKGQNIKPSAIVKVGDVYQVSKGIEKKIIEVVELSYNRTDSPTALTKFKDLTPVEETHAFKSMFHAPSLKRDRGTGRPTKKDRRETDDLIGGMFEEE; encoded by the coding sequence ATGACAGAGACAGAAAAACTTAGGATAGATAAATATTTATGGGCGATCAGGTTGTTTAAAACCCGGAGCCTTGCTACGGATGCCTGTAAAGCCGGAAGGGTGAAACTTAAAGGGCAGAATATTAAACCTTCAGCCATTGTAAAAGTTGGCGATGTTTATCAGGTATCGAAAGGGATCGAGAAGAAAATCATTGAAGTGGTAGAACTTTCGTATAACAGAACCGATTCGCCTACCGCCTTAACAAAATTTAAGGATTTAACACCTGTTGAAGAAACCCATGCCTTTAAATCGATGTTCCACGCGCCAAGCTTAAAACGTGATAGGGGAACCGGACGTCCGACTAAGAAGGACAGACGCGAAACGGATGACCTGATTGGGGGAATGTTTGAAGAGGAATAG
- a CDS encoding EcsC family protein, protein MTYEQKINSELDFWKFKILQKPSLLSKVTDKVQKKINSYIPDKVHNAITTAIKQMVKAVLFGSTFTTSKPITDLTLLHREALVKQKIDNYKKTGAAEGGITGAGGFLMSLADFPLLLGIKMKMLFDIAAVYGYDVKDYRERLYILHVFQLAFSSKEESQNVFIKMQNWDDKAHQLPTNIDEFDWLTFQQQYRDYIDLAKLAQMLPFVGAAVGAVANYKLIEKLGKTAMMSYRMRHFSLQSIVLSHESTSDLRLEKGN, encoded by the coding sequence ATGACCTACGAACAAAAAATAAACAGTGAACTGGATTTCTGGAAATTTAAAATCTTACAAAAACCTTCGCTTTTGAGTAAGGTGACGGATAAAGTGCAGAAAAAAATAAACAGCTATATTCCAGATAAAGTTCATAATGCCATTACCACTGCGATTAAACAAATGGTGAAGGCTGTTCTTTTTGGTTCTACCTTTACCACGTCGAAACCCATTACCGATTTAACCTTATTACACCGTGAAGCATTGGTGAAGCAAAAAATTGATAATTACAAAAAAACAGGCGCTGCAGAAGGTGGAATTACCGGAGCGGGTGGTTTTTTAATGAGCCTGGCAGATTTCCCTTTATTGTTGGGTATTAAAATGAAGATGCTTTTTGATATTGCCGCGGTGTACGGATACGATGTGAAAGATTACCGCGAACGTTTATACATTTTACACGTTTTTCAACTGGCCTTTTCAAGCAAGGAAGAAAGTCAGAATGTGTTTATTAAAATGCAGAACTGGGATGATAAAGCTCACCAATTACCAACCAACATTGATGAATTCGATTGGCTTACCTTTCAACAGCAATACCGTGATTATATCGATTTGGCTAAACTAGCCCAGATGTTGCCTTTTGTTGGCGCAGCGGTAGGAGCGGTTGCCAATTATAAGTTGATCGAAAAACTTGGTAAGACTGCCATGATGAGTTATAGAATGAGACATTTTAGTCTTCAGTCTATAGTCTTGAGTCATGAGTCGACCAGCGATTTGCGACTTGAGAAAGGGAATTGA
- a CDS encoding redoxin domain-containing protein, with product MKTLKLFCLLVLAAGAANAQGVKFSADQPAAGSTVKFTYDPKGTNLENLADVKCTGYTFFSKTNPKNTKIELVKEGAIYKGEISTPDSVTVVGLAFSVGDQKDEAPAGYVLEFTKGGKVPAEAYLNEAFLYGLAGNYYLGLTIDPEKAVTLYKQAFALKPELKKKNLQQYLSLEYKADKDKGAKLINENISALFKLKEPKEEDLSTVIGLYSLLKKKTQADSVKAIVLKKYPTGNYAWNDGMNALYGTKDFAAQVQKAEELIARFKLDQSKKVDVSKLNAVFGILANSAVKAKDLDKFQLYAGKVTDKMTRASLYNNSFAWPAAEKKENVDLAAQLSKQSLALIEASRNDEMPKYYTSKEDYLKYLDGAYGMYADTYALLLYHQGKFKEALATQEKAIRMYASVPPDVSTRYVTYLIKDGQNDKAYTEAEKLIKDGKATDSLKADFKRLYSTLKKEGTYETYIANLEKAALEKERAEWTKKMISIPAPAFSLTNLKGEKVSLASLKGKIVILDYWATWCGPCVASFPGMQKAMAKYSANPNVVFLFVNTWQNEENREKVVTDFIAEKKYNFNVLYDTKNAKDPSKFDVVSAYKVDGIPTKFVIDGDGNIRFKAVGFSGSDDGVVKEIDSMISLLAPKESSK from the coding sequence ATGAAAACCTTAAAATTGTTCTGTTTACTGGTGTTGGCTGCGGGAGCGGCAAATGCTCAAGGGGTAAAGTTTTCTGCTGATCAACCTGCGGCAGGAAGTACCGTTAAATTTACCTACGATCCAAAAGGAACCAATCTGGAAAACCTGGCCGATGTAAAATGTACGGGTTATACTTTTTTTTCGAAAACCAATCCAAAAAACACCAAAATTGAGCTGGTTAAAGAAGGGGCAATTTATAAAGGGGAAATTTCTACTCCAGATAGCGTTACTGTGGTTGGACTTGCTTTTTCGGTCGGCGATCAGAAAGATGAAGCGCCTGCGGGTTACGTGCTTGAATTTACCAAAGGTGGAAAAGTACCTGCTGAAGCCTATCTAAACGAAGCTTTTTTATACGGATTGGCCGGAAATTATTATCTCGGGCTTACCATCGATCCTGAAAAAGCAGTTACTTTATATAAACAGGCATTTGCCTTAAAGCCTGAACTTAAAAAGAAAAACCTGCAACAATACCTTTCGCTCGAGTATAAAGCAGATAAAGATAAAGGAGCAAAGCTCATTAACGAGAATATTTCGGCCTTATTTAAATTAAAAGAACCTAAAGAAGAAGATTTGAGTACTGTTATTGGGCTGTATTCATTGTTAAAGAAAAAAACACAGGCCGATTCGGTTAAAGCCATTGTGCTTAAAAAATATCCAACCGGAAATTATGCCTGGAATGATGGGATGAATGCCCTTTACGGTACAAAAGATTTTGCTGCACAAGTACAAAAAGCCGAAGAATTAATCGCAAGATTTAAACTCGATCAAAGCAAAAAAGTTGATGTTAGCAAGCTGAATGCTGTTTTTGGCATTTTGGCAAATAGTGCAGTAAAGGCTAAGGATCTGGATAAATTTCAGCTTTATGCAGGGAAAGTAACCGATAAAATGACAAGAGCAAGCCTATACAACAATAGTTTTGCCTGGCCAGCTGCCGAGAAAAAAGAAAATGTAGATTTGGCTGCGCAACTTTCGAAGCAATCATTAGCGCTTATAGAAGCATCAAGAAATGATGAGATGCCAAAATATTACACAAGCAAAGAAGATTACCTCAAATATTTAGATGGTGCTTATGGCATGTATGCTGATACTTATGCTTTATTGCTTTATCACCAGGGTAAATTTAAAGAAGCATTGGCCACACAGGAGAAAGCCATACGTATGTATGCAAGTGTTCCGCCCGATGTTTCTACCCGTTACGTTACCTACCTGATTAAAGATGGGCAAAATGATAAAGCTTATACAGAGGCAGAAAAATTAATCAAAGACGGTAAAGCCACCGATTCTTTAAAAGCTGATTTTAAAAGACTTTATAGCACTTTAAAGAAAGAGGGGACTTACGAAACCTATATCGCCAACTTAGAAAAAGCAGCATTGGAGAAAGAAAGGGCAGAATGGACCAAAAAAATGATCAGTATCCCTGCACCTGCGTTTTCTTTAACCAATCTTAAAGGCGAAAAAGTAAGTTTAGCCAGCTTAAAAGGAAAGATTGTGATTTTAGATTATTGGGCAACCTGGTGCGGCCCTTGTGTAGCTTCTTTTCCGGGTATGCAGAAAGCCATGGCAAAATATTCTGCTAACCCAAATGTGGTATTCCTGTTTGTAAATACCTGGCAAAATGAAGAAAATAGAGAAAAAGTAGTTACCGATTTTATTGCCGAAAAGAAATATAATTTTAACGTGCTTTACGATACTAAAAATGCAAAAGACCCCTCCAAATTTGATGTGGTAAGTGCTTATAAAGTGGATGGAATCCCTACCAAATTTGTAATCGATGGAGATGGAAATATCAGGTTTAAAGCCGTTGGTTTCTCAGGCTCTGATGATGGTGTGGTGAAAGAAATAGATTCGATGATCAGTTTGTTGGCTCCTAAAGAATCGAGTAAATAA
- a CDS encoding nucleoside deaminase: MENQHQEYMQMAIDLSVQNVSESIGGPFGAVVVKDGKLIAKSANKVTSTNDPTAHAEVSAIRLACTELNTFDLSGCVIYTSCEPCPMCLGAIYWAKIDTIYYANTKVDAENIGFSDKFIYEELDKPMEKRSLPVIQLMRDEALSAFKLWETSAMRVDY; the protein is encoded by the coding sequence ATGGAGAATCAACATCAGGAATATATGCAGATGGCAATAGACCTATCTGTACAGAATGTAAGTGAAAGTATTGGTGGACCTTTTGGCGCTGTGGTGGTGAAAGATGGCAAATTGATTGCTAAATCGGCCAATAAAGTAACATCAACCAACGATCCAACTGCACATGCGGAAGTTTCGGCTATCAGGCTGGCCTGCACGGAACTGAATACATTCGATTTAAGCGGCTGTGTAATTTACACCAGTTGCGAGCCCTGCCCCATGTGCCTGGGTGCAATTTACTGGGCAAAAATTGACACCATTTATTATGCAAATACCAAGGTGGATGCCGAAAATATTGGTTTTAGCGATAAGTTTATTTATGAAGAGTTAGATAAACCGATGGAAAAAAGGAGCCTTCCGGTAATACAACTGATGCGGGATGAGGCTTTGTCGGCTTTTAAATTATGGGAAACTTCGGCAATGCGGGTAGATTATTAA
- a CDS encoding OmpH family outer membrane protein → MERRTFKTFGLLATATLITAFSACQNKDTKTTETKKTETTAAVSPTEKIVYVNSDSLLTKYEYFKDLKVKFEGKTKNAQADMQAKGQAFQREVAQYQQSASTLSADQRKSTEERLARKQQELQTYQQNAGGALQNEQATENEKLYDKVAQYLKGYAKEKGYKMVLTYSKGNSTILFADESLDVTSEVIKGLNAEYSKK, encoded by the coding sequence ATGGAAAGAAGAACCTTTAAAACCTTTGGTTTACTTGCAACAGCAACTTTAATAACTGCTTTCTCTGCATGCCAGAACAAAGACACTAAAACTACTGAAACTAAAAAAACAGAGACTACTGCAGCAGTTTCTCCAACTGAGAAAATTGTGTATGTAAACTCAGATTCGTTACTTACGAAATATGAATACTTTAAAGATCTTAAAGTGAAATTTGAAGGAAAGACCAAAAATGCACAGGCAGATATGCAGGCTAAAGGTCAGGCTTTTCAAAGAGAGGTTGCTCAGTACCAACAATCGGCTTCTACTTTATCTGCCGATCAACGTAAAAGTACTGAAGAGCGTTTAGCGCGTAAACAACAAGAATTACAAACTTATCAACAAAATGCAGGTGGCGCTTTACAAAATGAGCAGGCTACCGAAAACGAAAAATTGTATGATAAAGTTGCTCAATATTTAAAAGGTTATGCCAAAGAAAAAGGTTATAAAATGGTTTTAACTTACTCGAAAGGTAATAGCACTATTTTATTTGCTGATGAGAGTTTAGATGTAACATCTGAAGTAATTAAAGGCTTAAACGCTGAGTACAGCAAAAAATAA
- the gyrB gene encoding DNA topoisomerase (ATP-hydrolyzing) subunit B: MSEEQDLKSNYSADNIQVLEGLEAVRKRPSMYIGDTGVKGLHHLVYEVVDNSIDEALAGHADTIDVRILEGNSIRVEDNGRGIPTGINTKENKSALEIVMTVLHAGGKFDKDTYKVSGGLHGVGVSCVNALSTDLKAEVHREGKIWMQEYKIGVPQYDVKEVGTTDKRGTIVTFTPDDTIFTQTTEYKYDTLAGRLRELSFLNKGIKLTLTDEREKLDDGSYFSETFHSEGGLKEFVAFLDDTRTSILAEPIYIEGIKNGVPVELAFQYNDSYSENVHSYVNNINTHEGGTHIAGFRRGLTRTLKNYADKEGLLKNVKMEITGDDFREGLTAVVSVKVQEPQFEGQTKTKLGNSEVMGSVDIAVGEALGNYLEENPKEAKMIINKVILAATARAAARKAREMVQRKSVMGGSGLPGKLADCSDSDPERCEIYLVEGDSAGGTAKQGRDRNIQAILPLKGKILNVEKAMEHKIYENDEIKNMFTAIGVSIGTPEDNKALNMTKLRYHKIVIMTDADIDGSHITTLILTFFYRYMRALIEAGYVYIASPPLYQVKKGKEFEYCWNDVQRDAAVQRLKGAGKEDSVHIQRYKGLGEMNAEQLWETTLNPATRTLLQATIESAAECDHTFSMLMGDEVAPRREFIERNAKYAKIDA, translated from the coding sequence ATGAGCGAAGAACAGGATTTAAAGTCAAATTATTCGGCAGATAATATACAGGTTTTAGAAGGTTTAGAAGCGGTGCGTAAGCGCCCTTCAATGTATATAGGTGATACTGGTGTTAAAGGTTTACACCATTTGGTTTACGAGGTTGTAGATAACTCTATTGATGAGGCTTTGGCCGGTCATGCAGATACCATCGACGTTCGTATTTTAGAAGGTAACTCGATCAGGGTTGAAGATAACGGACGTGGTATTCCAACCGGGATCAACACGAAAGAAAATAAATCGGCGCTTGAAATCGTTATGACGGTTTTACACGCCGGTGGTAAATTTGATAAAGATACTTACAAGGTTTCGGGTGGTTTGCATGGTGTAGGGGTAAGTTGCGTTAACGCATTATCTACCGATTTAAAAGCAGAAGTGCACCGCGAAGGTAAGATCTGGATGCAGGAGTATAAAATTGGCGTTCCACAGTATGATGTTAAAGAAGTTGGAACTACTGATAAACGTGGTACGATTGTAACATTCACTCCGGATGATACCATTTTTACCCAAACTACCGAATACAAATATGATACTTTAGCCGGCCGTTTGCGCGAGTTATCTTTCTTAAATAAAGGGATTAAATTAACGTTAACTGATGAGCGTGAGAAACTGGATGACGGTTCTTATTTTTCAGAAACTTTCCATTCAGAAGGTGGTTTAAAAGAATTTGTTGCCTTTTTAGATGATACCCGTACTTCGATTTTGGCAGAGCCGATTTATATCGAAGGGATTAAAAATGGTGTTCCGGTTGAGCTGGCTTTCCAGTATAACGATAGTTATTCTGAAAATGTGCACTCTTATGTAAATAACATTAATACTCACGAGGGTGGTACACACATTGCCGGTTTCCGTAGAGGATTAACCCGTACTTTAAAAAACTATGCCGATAAGGAAGGTTTGTTAAAGAACGTAAAAATGGAAATTACCGGTGATGATTTCAGGGAAGGTTTAACTGCCGTAGTTTCGGTAAAAGTACAGGAGCCTCAATTTGAAGGGCAAACCAAAACTAAACTGGGTAACAGTGAGGTAATGGGATCGGTTGATATTGCAGTAGGTGAAGCTTTGGGTAATTACCTGGAAGAAAACCCTAAGGAGGCCAAAATGATTATCAATAAGGTAATCTTGGCAGCTACAGCGCGTGCAGCGGCCCGTAAAGCCCGCGAAATGGTACAGCGTAAGAGCGTAATGGGCGGTTCAGGTTTACCTGGTAAACTGGCCGATTGCTCAGACAGTGATCCGGAAAGATGTGAGATTTACCTGGTAGAGGGTGACTCGGCAGGTGGTACTGCTAAACAAGGTCGCGATCGTAATATTCAGGCTATTTTACCATTAAAAGGTAAGATTCTGAACGTAGAGAAGGCGATGGAGCACAAAATTTACGAGAACGACGAGATCAAAAATATGTTCACGGCTATTGGGGTAAGTATTGGTACGCCAGAGGATAACAAAGCGTTAAACATGACTAAACTGCGTTACCACAAGATTGTAATCATGACGGATGCGGATATCGACGGTTCACACATTACCACGTTGATTTTAACCTTCTTCTACCGTTACATGAGGGCATTAATCGAAGCAGGTTATGTTTATATTGCTTCGCCACCACTTTATCAGGTTAAAAAAGGTAAAGAATTCGAATATTGCTGGAATGATGTGCAACGCGATGCGGCTGTACAACGTTTAAAAGGTGCAGGTAAAGAAGATAGTGTACATATCCAGCGTTATAAAGGTTTAGGTGAGATGAATGCTGAACAATTGTGGGAAACTACTTTGAACCCGGCAACACGTACTTTATTGCAGGCCACTATCGAAAGTGCTGCAGAGTGTGATCATACTTTCTCAATGTTAATGGGCGATGAAGTTGCTCCACGTAGAGAATTTATTGAGCGTAATGCAAAATATGCGAAGATAGATGCATAG
- a CDS encoding PadR family transcriptional regulator, which yields MAVNNELFKGTLQTIILNLLSENEKMYGYEITQKVKSITQGELMLKEGALYPALHKLEAEGLLETTTEVVENRVRKYYSLSKDGEKEVVNKLQEAKDFIAQLQLLLNLKPAI from the coding sequence ATGGCAGTAAATAATGAATTATTTAAAGGGACATTACAAACCATTATCTTAAATCTTTTATCAGAAAATGAGAAAATGTATGGCTATGAAATTACTCAAAAAGTGAAATCCATTACCCAGGGCGAGCTAATGTTAAAAGAGGGTGCATTATATCCGGCATTACATAAATTAGAAGCTGAGGGTTTATTGGAAACGACGACAGAAGTGGTAGAAAACAGGGTGAGAAAATATTACTCCTTATCAAAAGATGGAGAGAAAGAAGTAGTAAATAAATTGCAGGAAGCCAAAGATTTTATTGCCCAGTTGCAGTTATTATTAAACCTAAAACCTGCAATTTAA